From Nitrospira sp., a single genomic window includes:
- the ftsH gene encoding ATP-dependent zinc metalloprotease FtsH has protein sequence MNKKISFSIWYVFLAIWAVILVHDLIHVLQKIEELPYSEFRQLVMAGKVAEVAVGSHTLTGTLKPEGEAKEPKLFSTIRVEDQDLVRELNQHGVKFVGVIETTFWRDVMSWVLPVAIFGAIWYFFIRRLGQAQGGFMQVGQSKAKIYAETDIKITFADVAGVDEAKEELREVIEFLKTPEKFTRLGGKIPKGILLVGPPGTGKTLLARAVAGEAGVTFFSISGSEFVEMFVGVGAARVRDLFEQAKLKAPCIIFIDELDALGKARGMGPMAHEEREQTLNQLLVEMDGFDPRIGVILMAATNRPEILDPALLRAGRFDRHVVVDRPDKIGRLAILRVHAKHVPLGPDADLENIAAMTPGFSGADLANIINEAALLAVRRGKDLVGISELQEAVERVIAGLEKKNRVLNKMEKERVAYHETGHALVAISLPGSDQVQKISIIPRGVAALGYTLQLPTEDRFLMTKSELENKIAVLLGGRIAEEMIFGEASTGAQNDLVKTTDIAKSMVKAYGMSEKLGTITLERERQPQFVQIPVASEKGDYSEETAREIDCEVRRIIDEQYERVKRLLEQRKAALTEGARVLLEREVISGSELRAIMDTH, from the coding sequence ATGAATAAGAAAATCTCGTTTTCCATCTGGTACGTCTTTCTCGCCATCTGGGCGGTGATTCTCGTGCACGACTTGATTCATGTCCTCCAGAAGATTGAAGAGCTGCCCTATAGCGAATTCAGGCAGCTTGTGATGGCCGGCAAAGTCGCCGAGGTGGCGGTCGGCAGCCACACCTTGACGGGGACGCTCAAGCCGGAGGGCGAGGCTAAAGAGCCGAAGCTGTTTTCGACCATTCGGGTGGAAGATCAGGATCTCGTCCGGGAGTTAAATCAGCACGGCGTGAAGTTCGTCGGGGTGATCGAGACGACCTTCTGGCGCGATGTGATGTCGTGGGTTCTGCCGGTCGCCATCTTCGGGGCCATCTGGTATTTCTTCATTCGCCGGCTGGGGCAGGCCCAGGGTGGCTTTATGCAGGTCGGCCAGTCCAAGGCGAAGATTTACGCCGAGACCGATATCAAGATCACTTTTGCCGATGTCGCCGGAGTGGACGAAGCGAAGGAGGAACTCCGCGAGGTGATCGAGTTTCTCAAGACGCCGGAGAAGTTCACCCGGCTGGGGGGCAAGATCCCCAAAGGCATCTTATTGGTCGGCCCGCCTGGGACCGGTAAAACGTTGCTGGCGCGCGCCGTCGCGGGAGAGGCCGGGGTGACGTTCTTCAGCATCAGCGGGTCGGAGTTTGTGGAAATGTTTGTGGGGGTGGGCGCGGCGCGCGTGCGCGATCTCTTCGAACAGGCGAAGCTGAAGGCGCCATGCATTATCTTCATCGATGAACTGGATGCACTGGGGAAAGCGCGGGGCATGGGACCGATGGCCCATGAAGAACGTGAGCAGACGCTCAATCAATTGCTGGTTGAGATGGACGGGTTCGATCCCCGCATCGGTGTCATCTTGATGGCAGCGACCAACCGTCCGGAAATTCTCGATCCGGCGCTCTTGCGCGCAGGCCGGTTCGATCGCCACGTCGTGGTGGACCGTCCGGACAAGATCGGGCGCCTCGCTATCCTTCGAGTCCATGCCAAGCACGTGCCGCTGGGTCCTGATGCGGATCTCGAGAACATCGCGGCAATGACGCCCGGATTTTCCGGCGCCGATCTGGCCAATATCATCAATGAGGCGGCGTTGCTGGCGGTGCGGCGCGGCAAAGACCTGGTGGGGATCTCGGAATTGCAGGAAGCGGTGGAACGGGTGATTGCTGGGTTGGAAAAGAAGAATCGGGTCCTCAATAAGATGGAGAAAGAACGGGTGGCCTATCATGAGACCGGTCACGCGCTGGTGGCGATCTCGTTGCCGGGCTCGGATCAGGTACAGAAAATCTCGATCATTCCTCGCGGCGTGGCGGCGCTTGGCTACACACTGCAATTGCCCACCGAGGACCGGTTTCTGATGACGAAGTCCGAGCTGGAGAACAAGATTGCGGTGCTCCTAGGGGGACGCATTGCCGAGGAAATGATCTTCGGCGAGGCCTCCACCGGCGCGCAGAACGATCTGGTTAAAACGACGGACATTGCCAAGAGCATGGTGAAGGCCTACGGAATGAGCGAGAAGCTGGGTACTATTACGCTGGAACGGGAACGGCAGCCGCAGTTCGTCCAGATTCCGGTGGCGTCGGAAAAAGGGGATTATTCCGAGGAGACGGCCCGGGAAATCGATTGTGAAGTGCGGCGGATCATCGACGAACAGTATGAGCGGGTGAAGCGGCTACTCGAACAACGCAAAGCCGCCTTGACCGAAGGCGCGCGGGTCCTGCTGGAACGGGAAGTCATTAGCGGGAGTGAGCTGAGAGCGATTATGGATACGCACTGA
- a CDS encoding phosphoketolase family protein: protein MPLTKKKPLTPDLLKKMDAYWRAANYLSVGQIYLYDNPLLKKPLRRAHIKPRLLGHWGTTPGLNFIYMHLNRVITQHDLDMINITGPGHGGPGLVANAYLEGTYSEVYPNISQDEAGMKRLFKQFSFPGGIPSHVAPETPGSIHEGGELGYSLSHAYGAAFDNPDLIVACVVGDGEAETGPLATSWHSNKFLNPVTDGAVLPILHLNGYKIANPTVLARISHEELDQLFRGYGYKPYFVEGRDPRTMHQLMAATLDTVVAEIKKIQRAARTKGFMGRPRWPMIVLRSPKGWTCPKSIDGKRAEDYWRSHQVPMGEMDKPGHITILEKWMKSYKPRELFDKAGRLKPELAELAPKKSRRMSANPQTNGGLLLKDLRLPDFRTYAVRVTKPGGVEAESTRLMGQFLRDTMKLNMDSRNFRLFSPDENNSNRWQDVLEVTNRAWMADRYPYDDHLAPDGRVMEMLSEHQCQGWLEGYLLTGRHGFFSCYEAFIHIIDSMFNQHAKWLKVCRHIPWRRPIASLNYLLSSHVWRQDHNGFSHQDPGFIDHVVNKKAEVIRVFLPPDANTLLSVTDHCLRSRNHVNVIVAGKQSAPQWLDMDAALKHCTAGIGIWDWASNDRESEPDVVMACCGDVPTMETLAAVALLHEHLPELRVRVVNVVDLMKLQPTREHPNGLSDKEFDALFTVDKPIIFAFHGYPWLIHRLTYRRTNHGNLHVRGYKEEGTTSTPFDMVVMNDLDRFHLVGDVIDRVPLHGSRADYVRQAMRDKLIEHKQYITEHGEDLPEIRNWTWPGGRR, encoded by the coding sequence ATGCCGCTGACAAAGAAGAAACCGCTCACACCGGACCTGCTCAAGAAGATGGACGCCTATTGGCGGGCGGCGAACTACCTCTCCGTCGGCCAGATCTATCTCTACGATAACCCGCTTCTGAAGAAGCCGCTGAGACGAGCCCATATCAAGCCGCGGTTGCTGGGGCACTGGGGAACCACGCCGGGACTCAACTTCATCTATATGCATCTGAACCGGGTGATCACGCAGCACGACCTGGACATGATCAATATCACCGGTCCGGGGCACGGCGGTCCGGGGCTTGTAGCGAATGCGTATCTCGAAGGCACCTACAGCGAGGTCTATCCGAACATCTCGCAGGACGAAGCGGGGATGAAGCGGCTCTTTAAGCAGTTTTCGTTTCCCGGCGGTATTCCGAGTCACGTGGCTCCGGAAACACCGGGCTCCATCCATGAAGGCGGCGAGTTAGGGTATTCCTTGTCGCATGCCTATGGGGCCGCCTTCGACAATCCCGATCTGATCGTGGCCTGCGTGGTCGGCGACGGCGAAGCGGAAACCGGTCCGCTCGCGACGAGCTGGCATTCCAATAAATTTCTGAATCCCGTCACTGACGGTGCGGTACTGCCCATTCTCCACTTGAACGGGTACAAGATCGCGAATCCCACCGTCCTGGCCCGTATCAGTCATGAGGAACTGGATCAACTGTTTCGCGGCTACGGCTACAAGCCGTATTTCGTCGAAGGGCGCGATCCCCGCACGATGCATCAACTCATGGCGGCCACGTTGGACACCGTCGTTGCGGAGATCAAGAAGATTCAACGCGCAGCCCGCACGAAAGGATTCATGGGCCGTCCGCGATGGCCGATGATCGTTCTGCGCTCGCCGAAAGGCTGGACTTGTCCCAAGTCGATCGACGGCAAGCGAGCGGAGGATTACTGGCGTTCTCACCAGGTGCCCATGGGCGAAATGGATAAGCCCGGGCACATCACCATCCTCGAAAAGTGGATGAAGAGCTACAAGCCGAGGGAATTGTTCGACAAGGCCGGACGACTCAAGCCTGAACTGGCCGAGCTTGCACCGAAGAAGTCGCGCCGCATGAGCGCCAATCCCCAGACCAACGGCGGGCTCCTCCTCAAGGATTTGCGCCTGCCGGATTTCCGCACGTACGCCGTCAGGGTGACCAAGCCGGGCGGGGTCGAGGCGGAGTCTACCCGCCTCATGGGACAGTTTTTGCGTGACACGATGAAGCTCAATATGGACAGCCGCAACTTTCGCCTCTTCAGCCCGGATGAGAACAACTCGAATCGCTGGCAGGATGTCCTGGAGGTGACCAATCGCGCCTGGATGGCGGATCGCTATCCATACGACGATCACCTGGCACCGGACGGTCGGGTGATGGAAATGCTCAGCGAGCACCAGTGCCAAGGGTGGCTGGAGGGGTATCTTCTCACCGGCCGGCATGGATTCTTCTCCTGCTATGAAGCGTTCATCCATATTATCGACTCGATGTTCAACCAACATGCCAAGTGGTTGAAGGTGTGCCGCCACATCCCCTGGCGGCGGCCGATCGCGTCGCTCAATTATCTGCTGTCGTCCCACGTCTGGCGGCAGGACCATAACGGGTTCAGCCATCAGGATCCCGGCTTCATCGATCACGTCGTCAATAAGAAGGCCGAGGTGATCCGGGTCTTTCTTCCGCCCGATGCCAATACCTTGTTGTCCGTCACGGACCATTGCCTGCGCAGCCGCAACCATGTGAATGTGATCGTTGCCGGCAAGCAGTCCGCGCCGCAGTGGCTCGACATGGACGCCGCGCTCAAACATTGCACGGCCGGCATCGGAATCTGGGATTGGGCGAGCAACGACCGGGAGAGCGAGCCCGACGTGGTCATGGCCTGTTGCGGGGATGTGCCGACGATGGAAACGCTGGCGGCGGTCGCCTTGCTGCACGAGCACCTGCCGGAATTGAGGGTGAGGGTCGTCAACGTGGTGGATCTCATGAAACTGCAACCGACCAGGGAGCACCCCAATGGACTGAGCGACAAGGAGTTCGATGCGCTCTTCACCGTGGACAAGCCGATCATCTTCGCGTTTCACGGCTATCCCTGGTTGATCCATCGGCTCACGTATCGGCGAACCAATCATGGGAATCTGCATGTGCGGGGCTACAAGGAAGAAGGCACGACGAGTACCCCGTTCGACATGGTGGTGATGAACGACCTGGACCGCTTTCATCTGGTCGGGGACGTCATCGACCGGGTGCCGTTGCACGGGTCGCGCGCCGATTATGTGAGGCAGGCGATGCGTGACAAATTGATCGAACATAAGCAATACATCACTGAGCATGGCGAAGACCTGCCGGAGATTCGCAATTGGACATGGCCAGGAGGCCGGCGATGA
- a CDS encoding acetate/propionate family kinase — translation MSALPHPGPGILAINAGSSSIKFALFEAKPQLRRLMEGQVERIGLLGTRLSMTDVMSRRTEQVAIQGDDHAACVGPLLDLIEQRVGPAALVAVGHRIVHGGMKYSRPEPVTPAVMAELQRISPYDPEHMPAEIGLVEVFSRRYPGVPHIACFDTAFHRDMPRVARLLAIPRKYDKMGIQRYGFHGLSYAFLMKELAGIGKQGEAEGRVILAHLGNGASLAAVTGGKSIETTMGFTPASGLPMSRRSGDLDPGLISYLTRTEGLTVEQFHKMVNSESGLLGLSESSADIRDLLALEEQDPRAAEAVALFCYQAKKAIGALAAALGGVDTLVFSAGIGEHSPVIRARVCEGLGFLGITIDDRLNEMNDAVISTEGGRVTVRVIHTDEEREIAQSVRSVLAKTK, via the coding sequence ATGTCGGCATTGCCTCATCCAGGTCCCGGCATCCTGGCGATCAATGCCGGTTCGTCCAGTATCAAGTTTGCGCTGTTTGAGGCCAAGCCGCAGCTGCGTCGTCTCATGGAAGGCCAGGTCGAACGCATCGGGTTGCTCGGCACCCGGTTGTCGATGACGGATGTCATGAGCCGCCGGACAGAGCAAGTCGCGATTCAGGGAGACGATCATGCGGCCTGTGTCGGGCCGCTGCTGGATTTGATTGAACAACGAGTCGGTCCCGCCGCTCTGGTGGCCGTGGGGCATCGCATTGTCCATGGCGGTATGAAATACAGCCGGCCTGAACCGGTAACTCCGGCAGTGATGGCTGAATTGCAGCGAATCAGCCCCTATGATCCGGAACACATGCCGGCAGAGATCGGCCTTGTGGAAGTGTTCAGCCGGCGTTATCCAGGGGTGCCTCACATCGCCTGTTTCGACACGGCCTTTCATCGCGACATGCCGCGCGTGGCTCGCCTGCTGGCGATCCCCAGAAAATATGACAAGATGGGCATCCAACGGTACGGATTTCACGGCTTGTCCTATGCATTTCTGATGAAGGAGTTGGCCGGAATCGGCAAGCAGGGGGAGGCTGAGGGGCGGGTCATTCTCGCGCATTTGGGAAACGGGGCCAGCCTGGCGGCGGTGACGGGCGGGAAGAGTATTGAAACGACCATGGGGTTCACGCCGGCATCGGGTCTGCCCATGAGCCGGCGCTCGGGCGATCTCGATCCGGGATTGATTTCCTATCTCACGCGAACGGAAGGCCTGACCGTGGAGCAGTTCCACAAGATGGTCAATTCAGAGTCCGGCCTGCTCGGCCTGTCGGAGAGCAGTGCTGATATACGCGATTTGCTCGCCCTGGAGGAGCAAGACCCGCGGGCGGCCGAAGCGGTCGCGCTGTTTTGTTATCAAGCGAAGAAAGCCATCGGCGCGTTGGCCGCCGCGTTAGGCGGGGTGGATACCCTGGTGTTCAGTGCCGGAATCGGCGAGCACTCGCCGGTCATCCGCGCCAGGGTCTGCGAGGGCTTGGGGTTTCTCGGCATCACGATTGATGATCGGCTCAACGAGATGAATGACGCCGTGATTTCGACAGAGGGTGGCCGGGTGACCGTTCGCGTCATCCATACGGACGAAGAGCGTGAAATTGCGCAATCCGTGCGTTCTGTACTGGCTAAGACAAAATAG
- a CDS encoding HAD family hydrolase, with protein MSSSGLVFLFDVDNTLLDNDRVTKDLADYLDQEVGHERQQRYWIIFEQLRAKLGYADYLGALQQYRIEYPHDPHLLTVSRFLIHYPFADRLYPKALAVVEHAKRWGKVVILSDGDVVFQPRKVERSGLFEAVGGNVLIYVHKEQELQDVANRYPAQQYVLIDDKLRILAAVKKIWGSRVTTVLPRQGHYALDQQLPGRYPSPDATVERIGDLLDHDCSALPASLQRRA; from the coding sequence ATGTCGTCATCAGGCCTGGTGTTTCTGTTTGATGTCGATAACACGCTGCTGGACAACGATCGGGTCACGAAAGATCTCGCGGATTACCTCGATCAGGAAGTCGGGCACGAGCGGCAGCAACGTTATTGGATCATCTTCGAACAGTTGCGGGCCAAGCTGGGCTATGCAGACTATCTGGGTGCTCTGCAACAATACCGCATCGAGTATCCCCACGACCCCCATCTGTTAACGGTCTCACGCTTTCTGATTCATTACCCGTTTGCCGATCGGTTGTACCCGAAGGCGCTCGCCGTCGTGGAACATGCCAAGCGGTGGGGCAAGGTCGTCATCCTTTCCGATGGTGATGTGGTGTTTCAGCCGAGAAAGGTCGAGCGGTCGGGGTTGTTTGAGGCCGTCGGTGGGAATGTGTTGATCTATGTGCACAAGGAACAGGAGTTACAGGATGTGGCGAACCGGTATCCGGCTCAGCAGTATGTGCTGATCGACGACAAGCTGCGCATTCTTGCCGCGGTGAAAAAAATCTGGGGATCACGTGTGACGACGGTGCTTCCTCGTCAGGGGCACTATGCGTTGGATCAGCAGCTGCCTGGCCGGTATCCGTCGCCGGACGCGACGGTCGAGCGCATCGGAGACTTGCTGGATCATGATTGTTCGGCTTTGCCTGCCTCACTTCAGAGGAGAGCCTAA